The genomic region TCACGGCCCTCCAGGATCCAGGCGGGACGCCGGGCTCCGGCGTCCCGCCTGTGTTGCTCCCGGCGCAGTCAGACGAGCCCGCGCCCCCGCGCCCGGGCGTATGCGCCCTCACGCGCAGATCCTCAGGGCCTGCCAGAAGACGTGCAGGCCCGGCCCGCCGAGCACCCGGCCGGCCGGACTCACGCGGGCGAGGTCACCCTCGCCGCCCCATGTGGTCGGCGTGGGCGGCGAAGAGGTGCCAGGTGCCGGGGACGCCCCGCAGCGTGTGGGTGCCGCGGTCCTCGAACCGGATGTCCGAGCCGGCCACCAGGTCGCGCACCGTGCCGGTGACCAGCACCTCGCCCGGCGCGGCGGCGGCCGCGGCCCGCGCGCCCACGTGCACGGCGATGCCGGTGACCCGGTCGCCGCTCACCTCCACCTCGCCGGTGTGGACCCCGGCCCGCACCGCGATGCCCCAGCGGCGTACCGCCGCGGCGATGGCCAGCGCGCAGCGGATGGCCCGGCCCGGGCTGTCGAAGGTGGCCAGCCCCCCGTCGCCGGCCAGGTCCACTGCCCGGCCCCCGTAGCGGCCCAGCTCGTTGCGCACGAGGGCCTGGAAGTTGCCCAGGACGTCGCGCCACCGCCGGTCGCCCAGCTCGGCGGCCACCTCCGTGGAGCGGACGATGTCGATGAAGAGGACGGTGCGCAGCACCCGGTCGGGCTCGGCGTAGAGCCGTTCGCCGCGGTGGAGGCGGTAGGCGATCTGGAAGGTCTGCTGCTGCGACCGGGTGGTGGGACTGTGCGCAGCCAGGAAGCGCGCGGCGGCGACCAGCGTGTGCACGCCCTGCGCCGTGGGGCCGAGCGCCTGGAACTGGCGGACGGCGGCCTCCACCGCCTGGATGGCGTGGAAGATGCGGTTCTCGCGCAGGAGCAGGCTGCCCAGCGTGGCCAGCAAGCGCGCCGGGTCGCCGCCCCCGGAGAGGTAGCGGGCCACCAGGGCCCCGGCCTCGTTCACTTGCTGCTGCCGGTCCAGCGCCGCGCGTAGCGCCGCCAGCAGCGCCTCGGGGGCTTCGGGCGTCTCCCCCTCGGCCGGGGCGGGGAGGGGCGCCGGCGGCACGTTGAGGAAGCGGTCCAGGTAGACGCTCATCGCCGCGTCGAACACCCCGCGCACGAGCTCGGGGG from Armatimonadota bacterium harbors:
- a CDS encoding adenylate/guanylate cyclase domain-containing protein, which gives rise to MLRTVLFIDIVRSTEVAAELGDRRWRDVLGNFQALVRNELGRYGGRAVDLAGDGGLATFDSPGRAIRCALAIAAAVRRWGIAVRAGVHTGEVEVSGDRVTGIAVHVGARAAAAAAPGEVLVTGTVRDLVAGSDIRFEDRGTHTLRGVPGTWHLFAAHADHMGRRG